Within the Musa acuminata AAA Group cultivar baxijiao chromosome BXJ2-9, Cavendish_Baxijiao_AAA, whole genome shotgun sequence genome, the region CATAATTGGGTGGGCTTAACTTTACATACCGAATTGAGCTTCACTCATAAGTTGGGCTGAGCTTGATTACTAAAATGGGCCATGCTTGGCTTGCAGGTTAGGTTGTGCCTAGACACATAAGTTAGGGTCGTGTATGATCATATTGATTGAAGTGTACTTGGCTAAATGAGTTAGACCATGCCTAGTCACATAGATTGGGTCGTACAAGTTACATGAGCTGAATTGTACCTAACTACATGGGCTAGGTCGTATATGACTATAAGGGTTGGATCAACCCTATGTAATATATCACCCTGACTCAAGTCAAACTTGAGTAAGATTTCtcttatcaaattatattttaatattttaaattatcaaaaaaaaaaattaaattcataaattaaataatttaaattcatgatcttaaatttaaaactaattaaatcatataaattcatatataattcttaaaatatagatatatttaattaaataaattagacctATTTTAATcagaaaataagaattttaataattaaatcaatcttagattcaTTTAATCTTAAGAGatcattataaatcaaataattaatttaacgtcaccaatcaattattattatttattaatcataaaaaaattaaaattaagatattattatgcatcataaaattataataatcctaatatcaaatattttaaaatataaatcaagaaaagaaaTAGATGATCTTATCATCCTGGAATTCTCTCTTTAATCCTCGTACTATCGAGCTTGGTAAAAAATGAGAGAGGAAAAGCCTATtttatataagagaagatgaaagataagtaataatttaatttatattttaaatatatttatattttacttttatataaaaatataaaaatataatatttatttcttatgattcatacacaaaaatagaatataaactatttactttctaaaaatcacatcattaggaaataaattaatcaataatttaattaattgataaaaaaatttaactaacttatccatgtgattaaggaaatcaattttaatcatttccttaaccatACTACACAAACAAAGaagttaaaatatattattaatttatgtcAAGAGAGAAAATTATTGATGATTACAATTGGAGTGGCAGTGTTGAGTGCATCCCAAAGATTTTTTGCAAGATCTGTTATCGAATTCATTTATCTTCCAACATCAAGTTTTTAACAAAACTGGAACTCAAATAATGATCGATACTAAAGACAACTAAATTCTCTCCTTTCATGTGGCCAAATTCATTTGCTAGTGCCACCATTATTAAGGATGGTTATGAGTCGTTCTTTTCAGATACATGTACTTTTTTTTGGGATCCGCTTAGTTCAGTTTAGGGTAATTCTAGTTTTAGATATggaaggataaaaagaaaaaaaaaaaaaaagagtttttggGTGGGATTCGAGTCGATTACGTCTACAAGAAATCTCAATCGAtgcaaatatcttaagaaatgtaGTTGATTTCCTATCAAATCCATAAGAAAAAAACGTATATTTCTACGACGGATGTAATGTATGAGCTTAAcacgtgagaaaaaaaaaatattgaatctCGAACCCAACTAGTTCAGGCCGAGCATGAAAAAACATGATCGATTAGCTCGAGTCGAATGAAATTAATTAACTAACTAGATCAGGATAGTAAATTACATCTGATCCAAGTGCCCAAGCCCACTCGACCCTAGGCTATATCAACTAAGCTCAACTCGAACCTAAGTGCCACCCAAGCTCGAGCCCCAAAGTTTGAATTTGACTCGACATTACTCAATTGTGGCTCGACCCTAAAACCCCTTACCTGAGCTCACGCATTGGATCAAACCCGAGCCCTAGGCTAAGTTACAATCTCGATGCATGCGACTCGACCCATGCAAGCGCTAACTAGGTTAAAGCGTCCCTTTATGTGCGATGCATCTATCCAAGGTAAAAAATATTTAGCATGTTAAATGCGATGACCTAATCCAAAAACTCTTTCTATGCATTATATTTTTGCCTAGGACAAAAATTTATTTGAAATACGATTGACTAGGCTAAAGGGTTTCTCTTTATGCATGATATAGTGCCGGATGAGGTTGATTTAGCCGAATCATTCATCGCCCGTGATACATCCATCCtaaacagaaaaaagaaaaaaaaaaatcaaaagcacTTATTAACCAAACCATTGTATCTCTCTCGTGCGCAatgcatctgatcaagattaaaaaaaatatatttgaattaCATTGATATGCtactatcaaaatcaaaatgtcTTCCTTAGATACATTCATTTATGCGAAGCAACCAACATCATTATCCAGACAAAGACATCTCCTGTTAACTATATTTTGACACagacaaaaagaaaaaggttaaGATCTCTAGATGAACATTATGTTTCATTTACAATATCCTTTTGATCCTTATTGGTTTTAATATTTTGCTCTTATCACTAATAACAATATAGAACTTATGGCTTTATGCCATAAAAATCATCTCCTCAAACTCAAAATTGATAGTGAATTGACTAATTATTTTTTCCATCTATTAATATTGATTGGACCCATGCGCAACATGCCACATGGCTAGTTATGTAACATGCATCGACCCTTATCCATAAACGAATTGTTTACTCAGTGCAGCACATCGTTGGATCAGATCCTTATTTCGCTCGCCAATCAAACTTCAACTTCGATCACAGACGCATCGGATCACAGATTGGTTCGGTTTAATTGCCCCGCAACTCACATTTTAAGCTTGTATTGGACCGGACCGAACCGAACCGGGTTTCGATACGTATACGCCTACCCGCCGACACCCGAGTTTGAGATCCGCCCACCTTTTATGGCAGCAAAGCGTCGCTTGTCTTCTTCCGGCCATCGATTTCTGACTTGGGAGGATGAACGAGGCAAATGGAAGACGTACAAGTCGGGACGGTAAGAGTTTCGAGGCGATGCCAATCGTATTCTTAAACAAGAGGCATTGGCACCGACTCCGTCATCACCCCCGAGAACTGTTCTTCTACTCCCaggagaagaattattgaaggaaAGGGACATTGAATGCAGTGTCGCGGAGGGCGGCAGACCCCCGAGATTGCCTTCCATGGGCGTGAGATTAATATATTCAACGTGGGATGCTGAGGTTTTATTTCTCCGATGCTGAAGCGGGAGATGCGGTGATGGAGATGAAGCAGATGGGAATGCAGCAGCAGCATATGCCGCCGCTCGCCGGGCGACGGGAGACGAAGGACGAGGGGAGTGGCGGAGCCCATTTGGTCGCTGGGTTGGGCGTCGTGAGGCCGCTTGTCGTGCTTGCCTTGTGCACGCTCGTCCTGCTCCTCACTCTACCCTCAGTGGCCCATCGCCGTCACTCACTCGATCTGCTCCTCTTGCATCGCCCAGCAGCATCACAAGGAGGTTACTTTCTTTCCCCTCCACATTCCTTTTACCGATGATATATTATATCATCCTTATATTTCTTGTTTCATTTTTCCTGCTGCTTTCTGGGCTTTTCTCTGTGGAATATCCATCCCATGTCCGTTTCATTCTTTCTTGGTGGAGAAACGAAACCAGGAAAGATGGATAAGATTAGGATTCGTTGAGCTGTGAATGGAAGACTAAATTGATTCTCCGAGTCTGAAAGACTTGCAGTAAGTTCATGATTTGGACGAATAGTCAGTAGGATGCTGGCCGGAGGCCTTCGTCTCCGAGGAGAAGACAAGAATGGAAGGTGGGGTTGGTGATTTGGGAACGAGAGGCACTCCGAAGGTCGACAAGCAATAGTTGGACCCAAATTGTTTGCTTCCGCCGTAGACCGACTGCCACACCCACCAGTAGACGAGCTCCCGTGGACCGGGGCCCACAGCTGGTCCGGGGTGGGCGGGCCGACGGCGGGGCAAGTTAGAAGCGGGTAGATAACACGCTGCGATTCGTAGCCAAATTGGGGAAGAGAAAGCAGGATTTGGGCTTAATCTATGCTTGAGATCGATGATGAAAGGGACGACAGAATTCTATTCTACGGCGCGTGCATGTGCTCGGTTCTCCCGTTAAAACGCATCATCGGTTAAACTATACTCTTTAAGCACGATTTCTAAGGCATGAAGtcagggagggaggaggaggcaaTCTTGTCAGGacaaaaatactaaaaaaaataaaatactaaatGTAATAATACAAATTGATAGGACAAGAACTGGTCAACTTAGACTAATGGGCAAACTAGTGTTAGAACAATCGATTACTTCATGACAAGAAGAATTTGCTGAGAGTTTTCTTCTCAGCATAACTCACATAATCGATAGTGGAGGTGGTGGTGCTCTTAACAGTGTAAGACTATGAGTAGAGGAGATAATTTGTTGTCAGATTGTGAAATCTAGATCATTTTTGGTGATGAATGAGGCCTTTTTGGTCGTTGGAGTTGTTCATATGTGCTTTGTATTCCAATCATGTGTGCAACAAACATAGCATAGAATGGCCTAGAGCTGCACCAAGGATAAAcagaattcatttggataaaatgCATCGATCAAGCATATACATAAATGTTCTGTTTGTCTTTCTCTCAGGGACAATGTAATTAACTGATGAAGTCAATATTTTAGAATCTTGTGGTCCTTTTACTTGATTACTTTGTGCCTCCCCAATGTAAAAAATTCTCTTAATTTTGCCCACTAGTCTTACAATGGGGATTCAATGGCCAAGGTTTTCATCCTTAGCATGTTAGCCATTTGGTCAAGCATAAAATGGCTAAGGTTTCCATCCTTTTGGTCATGTGAGTCATATTTGTGATCCACATTCTTATCCTCACAGGATCAGGAGTGGGTCGAGATAGGTCATTGACAGCTCTAGTTCAATGGACTCTCTCTGCTAGAGGGTCAGTATACAACATTACTGAATTGCAAGTAGGTCTTCTCAGACATCCATGATGCATCCCTTGTAGTGGATGAAAGCATTTTGCATTGAGCTTAATTTGCTCGTGAATTTCATTTCAATCGGAGAACCATTGTGCCATTAGAAGATATTACAAAATTAGTAATTCAGGGTTCTTAGCTAACCATCTAAATGGATTTAACTTTCTTTTGTTCTCCTTAGTTATCAAATATTTCCTTCTCTGATGGTGTCTCAAAGAAGTCAACCAATTGCGAGCTACTTGGCTAACATCAAGACAAACTTAGTTGTACACACTTAAGTGCATTGTAGTGAAAGATGTTAGCTAAATTTTCAATATGATGGATAGAGAAACTTTACATAATGATTATGATTGCTAAGGCATCATCGCAGGGAATCTTATGTCCATAATCCTTCTAGGTTGTTAAATGAGATGATGGTGTCCTCAAACCTTAAGCATGTTACATAATGGAGTATGACATTAAGTCCGTAGTTCTTCATCCCTTGAGCTTTCACCCAAAGAAGCCAAATTCTCCTTGGAGATTTGGGGAGCAGTGATAATCATGGATACACTTAACTGACTTTTTCTTTTGTGGTACATTTCCTTAATAAGAGTATAGAGGATCTGACTTTTTCGAATCATCCTTCACCTGATTAGCAATCTTCAGTGTCATGATCATGACCCTACTGAAGTGTTATTACTTTCATAAATCCTTCTTGTTGTACATTGCTTTATATACTCTTAAGGCCAACTAATGGCCAAGCATCCTGCACTAAGCAGAGTGTCTTAAATGGAAAACAAACTATAATTGATGTAACTATCAACACATCTATCTTTAGTTATCTGCCTCCTAATTACTTTCTCATTTCCCTATCAACGCATAAATGTCAGCATCGACATCATGAATTTCAATGTGCTCAATTGTATGGAAAGAAAACATATCCATAGATATCAATTAGTTACTAAATTCTTTGTCTGTATATTGTTGAAATGGATATTTACGATGGACATCAACATGCATCAAATATGTAACATGTACATATTTGAGTCAGTTTTGTATACAGATGTGATTTTTCTTTATGTTTAACCATAGCAAATTGGTCGAATGATTACCACCATTttagaagataaaaagaaaataattagaaAAAATGATGATATGCTCCATAGAATTATTGAAGGGCCCAAAAGGAATCTTTTTTATACTAACAAATCCAGACCAATAATGGAATTTCTTACTTGGTACATGTAGTGTAATATCTCATGATATTAAGAGACAAACTTAAAGATTCTCCTAATTTGAAAAAAACTCTTTTGTTGCAGCCTGCCTCATTCAGATTGAGTGAGCTCATATTatgctttttcttaaagatttaaCTTATTTTCTGTCTGGTTAACTAATATGAATACTTTCTTTTTTGGTATTCTGCGCTCAATATTCAGTCTCCAACAGTAGTTGTTTTGCTAGTTCTTCcaccattgaacatccaaaagacgaGTTACTTGGAGGTCTGCTTTCCCCGGTATTTGATGAAGCTTCCTGCCTGAGCCGCTACCAGTCTGCATTTTACTGGAAGGTTTCGAACCACACTTCTTCAGCTTACCTTGTGGAGAAGCTCCGAAGGTATGAAGCTCGCCACAAAAAGTGTGGCCCTGACACCGAGCTCTACAAGAAAGCTGTTGAACAGTTGAAGTCCAATCGCAGCACAGGGCCAATGGAGTGCAACTATGTGGTATGGATGGCGTCTGATGGCCTGGGAAACAGGATCTTAAGTATTTCCTCAGCATTCCTCTATGCTCTCCTTAATAACAAGGTCTTACTGCTCGACCTTCCTGAAGACATGAAGGGTCTATTCTGTGAGCCATTCCCTAACACCACATGGGTTCTCCCTTCCGATTTCCCTATCAATAACCTTAAATGGGTCTGGAGGTTCGAGAAAGATCCATATCGTTATGGAGATATGCTTAAAAAGAAAGTGCTTAGCAATGACATGAACCCTGCAAATGCTTCATTTCCACTACCAGCTTATCTCTATCTCCACCTGGTTCATTCTAATGATGACTTCGATAAGATGTTCTACTGCCAAGAGAGTCAGCTCCTACTTCAAAAGTTCCCTTGGCTATTGCTAAGATCAAATCAATACTTTGTGCCTGCTTTGTTTCTCATTCCTGAGTTCAAGAAGGAACTGAGTCTGCTATTCCCAGAGAGAACGACTGTCTTCCATCATttgggaagatatctttttcatcCGTCCAACTCAGTCTGGGGCTACGTAACGAGGTATTATGAAGCTTATCTTGCTAATGCAAAAGAAAGTTTAGGAATGCAGATCAGAACATTTGCAAAGGTCGATCTTGATAGCCACTTTAGCTCTATCATGGGTTGCGCACTGAGTGAAAAGTTATTGCCTGATGTTGATCCGAAAGATCCTGCTCTTCCAACCATCTTCGGTGTGAAGCCAAAAGCAGTTCTTGTTACCAGTTTGAACAGTGGGTACTTTGAGAAGCTAAGAGACATGTACTATGAGCATGCAACAACGACGAAAGAGGTGATTGGCATCTATCAACCGAGCCATGAAGAGAAACAACACACAGAGAAGCTCAGTCACAATATGAAGGCCCTTGCAGAGATGTATCTGTTGAGCTTGAGTGATTCATTGATGACTAGCCCATATTCAACCTTTGGATATGTGGCACAAGGTCTTGGTGGTCTAAGCCCGTGGATTCTTACAAGACCTGATAACAAGAATCTTTGCCTCCATTCCATCACCATGGAGCCCTGCTTCCACTTTCCTCCATCTTATGATTGTAATGCTAATAAGAAGGTTGACATAGGATCGGTGGTTCCATATCTGAGGCACTGTGAAGACTTCCGTAAAGGTATTAAACTGTTTTATTAGGATATGAGATTGCTGTAATACATGTATAATGTACATTTCAACAATTTCTTCTTATCTTGTGGTGTTGAGAAATTTGACACTGGTTCTTGATGACAAATTTTCTTAGATAATTTTGAAGCTATTAGTTGAGCATGATCTGAGGAGTAAGTCTTTCGAATGGCTGATGGTATACTGAATGAAGGTCTTTAAAACCTTGAGCCATGTTGCATTTGCCATTACTGTGATCAATAAGTTTCTTGCTTTTGAAATTGTTTAATGTCTACTTttaaaatgagttgtatgatTGTGATAGCTGTTGCCTCTGCACTACTTTGAAGCATAAGGCGACTTACTGAGTTCAGTATCTACGAAAGTCTGGATGTTGAAGAAGGGATAAAAGATCAGCTGATGAACAATGAATGACCAGCTTCCTTTAGACCTGTTTGTTTTCTGGACATATGGAACTCTTCTCGTCTGATTGATAGTAAGAACAGTTGATGGTTGGGATTTGGTTTTTGGCTTACCTACATTCTAAAGTTTTGTACATTTTTGgtgataaatataaatataaatactgtTATTCACTCATAAATATAAATACTGTTATTTTCTCGAGGGCCATACTTTTCATCAGTACAAGTCACGATTTACATCTAATTTACAAATATTTTCTCAAGGGCCATTTAGAAAAGCCCTAAATCTTTTTTTTAAGTGCCCTTCTTTTGTTTTATTTCCATAGAGcatttcttatttattttctaaaagatgagATACTCTTAGCATCCGTTTCATCGATCGATCGTCCGTCACCTTTGCCCTGCTATG harbors:
- the LOC135623709 gene encoding galactoside 2-alpha-L-fucosyltransferase-like, encoding MLRFYFSDAEAGDAVMEMKQMGMQQQHMPPLAGRRETKDEGSGGAHLVAGLGVVRPLVVLALCTLVLLLTLPSVAHRRHSLDLLLLHRPAASQGVSNSSCFASSSTIEHPKDELLGGLLSPVFDEASCLSRYQSAFYWKVSNHTSSAYLVEKLRRYEARHKKCGPDTELYKKAVEQLKSNRSTGPMECNYVVWMASDGLGNRILSISSAFLYALLNNKVLLLDLPEDMKGLFCEPFPNTTWVLPSDFPINNLKWVWRFEKDPYRYGDMLKKKVLSNDMNPANASFPLPAYLYLHLVHSNDDFDKMFYCQESQLLLQKFPWLLLRSNQYFVPALFLIPEFKKELSLLFPERTTVFHHLGRYLFHPSNSVWGYVTRYYEAYLANAKESLGMQIRTFAKVDLDSHFSSIMGCALSEKLLPDVDPKDPALPTIFGVKPKAVLVTSLNSGYFEKLRDMYYEHATTTKEVIGIYQPSHEEKQHTEKLSHNMKALAEMYLLSLSDSLMTSPYSTFGYVAQGLGGLSPWILTRPDNKNLCLHSITMEPCFHFPPSYDCNANKKVDIGSVVPYLRHCEDFRKGIKLFY